One stretch of Erpetoichthys calabaricus chromosome 14, fErpCal1.3, whole genome shotgun sequence DNA includes these proteins:
- the mreg gene encoding melanoregulin, translated as MTGRHARTFYLHCSRHSSGRISAFKHLNLSSELNPVSGMGAGLVAFPYCCSCCEGADDEEKKPILSETLLYFDRTAKRRRAEETNLWSEPLDKSHMERDDDRELFNLLHRRAKTKRGSEGYRRLSFDIHALRQMRRDVLGRWKMILESLGFQAEADSLLTVSSNASYSSLRHPTNARAFLHTLHQETSIFDTKDAPPERYLFVLDRLIILDVAEDFVNKAKRYYPMEEEEEAALADREVDAESSAPILMEQMLTPTSVEDTEELAAELDEDVFMSKSLE; from the exons ATGACGGGCCGGCACGCCAGAACATTTTATCTTCACTGCAGCCGCCATTCAAGTGGCAGGATATCTGCTTTTAAACACCTAAACTTGAGCTCCGAGTTGAACCCGGTCAGTGGAATGGGGGCAGGCCTCGTTGCCTTTCCTTACTGCTGTTCTTGCTGTGAAGGTGCAGATGACGAGGAGAAGAAGCCGATTCTCAG TGAGACCCTGCTGTACTTTGACCGCACAGCAAAGCGTCGGCGTGCCGAAGAGACCAACCTCTGGAGTGAGCCTTTGGATAAATCTCACATGGAGCGAGATGACGACCGTGAACTCTTTAACCTGCTGCATCGGCGGGCCAAGACCAAGCGGGGTTCTGAG GGTTACCGACGGCTCAGCTTCGACATCCATGCCTTGAGACAGATGAGGCGCGACGTCCTAGGCAGGTGGAAGATGATCCTTGAGAGTCTGG GCTTCCAGGCAGAGGCGGACTCACTCCTGACCGTCTCCTCCAATGCGTCCTACTCTAGTCTGCGCCATCCCACCAATGCACGGGCCTTTCTGCACACACTGCACCAGGAGACCAGCATCTTTGACACCAAGGATGCACCTCCAGAGAGATACCTGTTTGTTCTG GATCGTCTAATCATTCTTGATGTGGCAGAAGATTTTGTCAACAAGGCCAAACGCTATTACCctatggaggaggaggaggaggcggcgCTGGCAGACAGGGAAGTGGACGCTGAAAGCAGTGCACCCATCCTAATGGAGCAGATGCTGACACCGACGTCCGTCGAGGACACAGAGGAGCTGGCAGCAGAGCTTGATGAAGACGTGTTCATGTCCAAATCTCTGGAGTGA
- the tcap gene encoding telethonin: MAKMFGRSVVTKRAGRVTSAELGCAVSELNPSMKESYSMEWQDMVLSTRPEDRCSVKQMDTSRRESFQRQYEVGCLLQRSPTGVLRLGTAGNVCEYQLPYRNVLPMPLFKPSDLGAKRHEPEVVLIPVIDGACPDKRAMSDITRDLPPVTQPARMDFTKMPRSLGRSMSQEAQRG; this comes from the exons ATGGCCAAGATGTTTGGACGATCGGTGGTCACTAAGCGTGCTGGCAGGGTGACCTCTGCTGAGCTGGGGTGCGCGGTGTCTGAACTGAACCCCAGCATGAAGGAGAGCTACTCCATGGAGTGGCAGGACATGGTACTCAGCACCCGACCTGAAGACAG GTGCTCAGTGAAGCAGATGGACACTTCCCGCCGTGAGAGCTTCCAACGACAGTACGAGGTCGGCTGCCTGCTCCAGAGGTCACCCACTGGAGTGCTCAGACTGGGGACTGCCGGGAATGTGTGTGAATACCAGCTTCCCTACCGCAACGTCCTACCCATGCCACTCTTCAAGCCCTCCGATTTGGGTGCCAAACGCCATGAGCCTGAGGTGGTCCTCATTCCGGTCATTGATGGTGCTTGTCCAGATAAGAGAGCCATGAGCGACATTACCAGAGACCTGCCACCTGTGACTCAGCCGGCCAGAATGGACTTCACCAAGATGCCACGCTCCCTGGGTAGATCAATGTCACAGGAGGCCCAGAGAGGGTGA